In Girardinichthys multiradiatus isolate DD_20200921_A chromosome 10, DD_fGirMul_XY1, whole genome shotgun sequence, the sequence GCACATATTtgtcaaacacacaaacactcctCTACAAGACCAAATATTTTCACAATGGAAGTTGTCTTATGCAGTTTTAGTTCAGAGTGGAACTGTTGGGAATAATGGAAGACCATCACCTGACAGTATTCTAAAGTTATTCCAATTATTATTTGTCAGACTGTTGTAGCAAAGTGGTACtattatttaaaaggaaaaaaaaaaaaaaaagcatctgcCTCTTATCCATCTTCCACAGTCAAAGAGGGGAAATGAATGACCCAGTGGATATATTTttatacatcttgcattcaaaTTGTGTAATAGTGTTGCATTctcttaaacaaaacaaacccgCATTATTCATCTGTTAAAACGTACGTCGATCATGTTTTTGTacacaaaagacaaaaagatgCTAATGATTTTTGTGAAGCTGCTGCTAttgctgtttttgctttctttatcTTGTATAGTGCTGAAGACATTTTTTGGCAACCCCTGGTTGATTTGTGTAGAAACTGTCGAACtaaattcatcttttactgCATTGTCGTAATCTCTCCCTGCATTATTGAGAAAAGCCTCAAATTTTGGTGTAAGTTGAGTTGAGAAAGCACCTGGTTTTGATACTTTGTTCCTGCCAGTAACCTGGTCTTGTCCCATTACATTTCCCAAAGTTAGAGAATacagagagagggatctttgGATAATCTTACCCCCTTCTTTTGAGCATGCCCACTTCTTTTCTGTAGGGTTTAAGTCTGGGGACTGAGCTGGGTAGGCAAGGTTGATTCGGACAAGCTGTGGAACATCATCTTGACATATGGTTTGTTCATAAACCCATAGACAAGCCCCTCTCTAAACTGACCCTGGCTGTTCCCAAATTACTGATGAAGCTGATTATATCTTGCATACGTGAAATTTCAAAAATCAAGCCAGTATGGCAGCAGGGACGATACAGTGCACTACAAGTTAGTAAAAACACATCTtcggttttgttttattttcagtgttaCGAGGAAAAACTACCCCTGGTGGAAGTCCAGtgaattattttactgtaatttttTCCCCTTATCTTGGCACACTTCAGCATGAGCCATCCAATGTATGTAATGGCAAGGAATGATTTGTTGAAGTAGGTTTGACAGCACCTGGTTGGCATTTGATGatgtcatacagaccactcaaagcgctttacactagagccacattcaccaaCGCTCATACATTCATACACAGATctgtaggcaacttgaggttaagtgccttgcccaggggcacatcgacgtatggcaggaggaagctggaatcgaacccacaaccttctgattgctaGACGAccactcttcctactgagccacagtcctCATACAGCATATGGGTCAGAATAGAAGGAAATTGACCTCTGTTACATATTTACACCCCAAGAAAAGAAGTCAGGGATCAATTACTAATAGAGTTAATAGATTAAAAATGCCTGCCACTAAtgatgtacaaaaaaaaaatgaaatagatttttttcgTCACTacataaatgtactcaaaagtTTCTGAGATTATTCTACTGcagtaaaagatgaatttattataAGGCTTTTAACACATCATTACAAGGAATGTCaatttattttcctgtaaatGGCTTTCTTTTCAGAGACACTTTGTTTCTCCCACATTGACGGCATGTTGCTGTTTCAGGTAAACGGCCTAAAAGAAATGAACCgaattttaaaaaaggaaggtagagttttgtaaagctcAGGCCCGCAGTGTTAACTGTCAACCGCATGTTGCTCTGATTGATCTGTTTGTGTGCGCGTGGCtaagaaaggaagaaaatcaAAGTTTAGAGTAGATGTTTGTATAAAATGTGTTACTATGTGTAAAGAGACAGAAATAGACAAAGTGTGAGATCTCGTTTGAATGCACGTGTGTCGTGCGTATGCACTGTACGTTTGTGTACTGAATCAGTACTTGCATTCAGCATGCTGTCTAAGCTGGTATCACAGTTTGatatgtttttttggttttttttctgtgcacatgatgtgtgtaaaaatgtataTGTACAGTTTGTATGTATGAGACAAAAGGTGAAACCTTAAAGCTGATGGAAGTCGCTCCTCTACGCCGCCGGATCCAGCCGGAAGGTCGCTGATCACGTGAACCTTGCCTTGAGCTCATCAGCCATTCCTCACACACAGTTGTTACTTCTGCAAGAACTGGACACAATGATGGAAACACACtctaataaagaaaaatgtatctcAAAGAACCTGAGTGCTTTTTCATTGTAGTGCTGGTCATCATTGGCCGTGTGCAGCTTTAGAGCATGCAGATGGAATTGCAGAACCAGAAAAGCTTTTCTTTCAACTCAGGAGCAATATGTGTGAGATAAGTGTTCGGGGTTCCCACTACATCTGGCTGAGCTCTCTACCAGTATCCTCAGGCAGGTGGTTCAGATGCATTCAGTTCTTAAGTTACAAGAAAACTTGTTAGCCATCCTTAACATGTTATATGCTCCCATTCTACTGATCAATGTCTTTCTGTAATCAGACGGACACTGGAGGATCATCTAGTGGTTCTGCTTTGTGTCTTTGCTGTGTCATATTACTACACCACATTGTGCTATCCTGTGTTACCCTCTCATAGTTCATAGTGGTGACAGGTTTGTTAGTACTTACTAATGTGGATCAGAttgggcagcatcatgctctgggatgACCTTTTTTCAGATGGAGCTAGACTTTTAACATAGTGCTTGAAATAATCAGTTCTTAAAAACAGGCAGGTTGGACTCCTTACCTTCACATGTCTGCAGAATTGCTGAAGGTAGtgggtgattttattttttaatgttaaattgAGTCACAGCCAAGCAggcataaatataaaaaagaatatCTGATGGAGAATTCATTTTTTGAAATGGCTtagccagaaccagaactaagtCTCATATAAAATCTGTGGAGTTACCTGAAGAGGCCTGAGGGCACGAGACACCCCATTACAATCTGGCAGAGAACCTCTGTAAGGTGAAGTGTAATTTTGTCAAGATAAGATGGGGAATCCTGATAAGACTCCACCCAAAGAAAACTGAATGCTAAAATCggatcaaataattaaaaacctgACATTTTATCAGGTTTCTCTACACTTTCATATCCACCACAATGTTCTGTCCTTGTAGTTTCACGTCAGAAAGGCTGATGCCATAATATTGAAACCGACTGaagttgaaaatgaaaatatataaagTTTTTTGACAGGTGGATTTAATGCTGATGTTTATCTGTGAACTGGAAAGCTTGAGCAGGTTTAGTAAATGAACATGTTTTTTGAGAAGGGCTTAATGGCTTCGCACACACTCATATGGAGCCTGAAAGGGATTGTTAGATGAATGTCTGAATAAATTCTGGATCTGATCAGGTACTGTGCTTACTCAGAATGCACTGATGCTCGACATTATCGTTTTTTTCACCAAGAGAACTGACGAGACAAGGTGTTTCTAGTTTCTTTTGAAATTACTTTGCGTGCAGATTTGATCTTTGGACTCCAGCATTTCTTACTGCTCATATTAGCACTCAGTGggattctttttattcattatgTGTTCCTTTTGTCACGCAATTGTCTacagaaattaaatgtaaaaagcagACATTATGTACGATAATGGAAAACATGTAACAATGTGTACTTCTACATGACGGGTGAAAGCCGATTAAGGCACTTTAACATGGAACTAAACCATTTTTAATCTTGTGTATGGAACAAGTTTTGGTTTTATATTCTTCTAAAAGGTCATCATGAATCCAGCAGACTACAAAAACAAGCTGAATATTCCCAGTGTACCTTTAAAGTAGCAATATACTCAAAATTTCCCCACAACACAGTTATATTtatgaactgtgggaggaagccagagtacccagagaaaacccacacatgcatggtgAGACCATGCCAACTCAatgtagaaagacccccagGAGGGATTCGTATCCAGGACCATCTTTCTGTAAGACAACAGTTCTCCCAACTGCAccacttcacagaacagcttggTTGATTTGGAGATAAATTTTATACTGTTGAACAGGCACTTGGTTGCAGCAGAatttatttaggtgtatcagagtaaagggggctgactACATATAcatgccacacatttcagattttatttgtaaaattatttttaaaaccatctattcttttccttccacttcactattAAAGTTCAACAAAAATGACAATATAATACATCAAGTCTGTGCTTGTAATAAGACAAAAGTTCTGTAACTTTGCAAGGACCTGTCTGTCATAGAGAAATTACATAGAAAAATGTCAGACAAGATGTTCTATGTTTAGAAACATGAGGTAAAAGTGTCCCTTAAAGATAGTTTCATATGTCTGCAACAGACATAGGTTGATCTTAGTTTGAACAAAGTGTCATGGTTGCTTCTTAGCCCTAAAATATTGCAGCTCATCACAACGTTGCATTTTATCAACAAGCATCCCCTTATCAGTCAACAGTGCTTAACTAGTAACCTCATATATCCCAGGCAGAAATCCTCCTACTCTAGTTTTCCAGAGGGACCTCATTCCAtcgctgcctcctgctggacaTCCGGACCTGAGGCGCGCAGGCTGTCCCCGTTCCACAGGGAACCCCCGTTTTGGATGTGGGTTCTGTGAAGGATGCCCTGCTGGTAGAATGAGTATGGTGCTCTCTGCGGCCTGTCGCTGTCCTGATCGAGACCCCTCAGGTCGGGGAAACAGTGCATGCACACGCAGGTCTCTGTTGGGAAGGAGTCCTCTGATGGCTTTCGGTAAGTGGGAAGGCTTGAACTTGGTAGAAAATCTAGGGAAGACAGAAATGATATTCCAGCGAAAGTAGTTGTTCTCATCAGGCCCATTGGCTTTTACCACACTAACCTTTGGGGCTTCTCCCAGACTGACCTCCTGGACAGCTAGACTCCTCCTGTCCTGACTGAACAGCACACTTCTGCGTTTGGTCTCTGGTACTCGTGGATCTCTTATTTAGGTTGTTGGCCTTTCCTTGCCTGTGAAACAAAATCAAGGCGAAGCATAGGCTGGAAAACAGCAGCATGGTGCACACGCCCAGGAGGGCGTACAGTTGGATTGTTGGGTCCAACAGTCCTGGAGGCAGCCTGGTGTTTACAGCCTGTCTGCTAACTTCAAATGGGAGCCTTTTGGTTGTTGCAGGAGGTGACTGAGCTGAAAGAGGAAACAGAAGGAACATCTCACAGATGCCTGAGAGTTGTCGAGTCTTAAAGGCCTGCTGCTGCCAGATCTTTTTAGAATCCTTGTCTGCAGAGCTTTAAGTAGAAGCTTGGCACTCATTTCAAAATTGCAATCCACGGCAGAGTGGTACTTACTCGTGCAGTACGGAGAGCACTCTGCTGCATGTTTACCACAAATCTCTGCACACTTTATACATCTCCTCACCAGCCTATCGTAGTAGTGGCCAGGCTTAGCCTTGCAGAGTGTGGCCTCTTAATGAAAGAAGCATAAAAGGAGTGAGAAAATTAAGACATGAAATACTTACAAATGGATAAATGTCCCATGACATTAGAAACCTCAAACCTcaacattgtattttattttaatgtggtAGTAAATAGGTAGATAGTAAAttatgttttcaaaatgttttttttctaatactGATCTGAAAGGTGTGACATGTTGTACtctgatacacctaaataaaatccactacagacaattgccttcagaagtcaccaaatTAATGGAGTCCATTTGTGTTTAAttcaatctcagtataaatccagttgttctgtgaaagcctcagcGGATTGTTAGAGAGCATTAATAACCAAAGGgaatcatgaaaaccaaggaacataacagacagttcagggagaaagttgtggaaaagtttGGCACAGCTGCCATCCTACAGAGACATGGCCGCCCACCTAAACTGACGGActgagtacaggtccttctcaaaatattagcatattgtgataaagttcattattttccataatgtcatgatgaaaatttaacattcatatattttagattcattgcacactaactgaaatatttcaggtcttttattgtcttaatatggatgattttggcatacagctcatgaaaacccaaaattcctatctcacaaaattagcatatcattaaaagggtctctaaacgagctatgaacctaatcatctgaatcaacgagttaactctaaacacctgcaaaagattcctgaggcctttaaaactcccagcctggttcatcactcaaaaccccaatcatgggtaagactgccgacctgactgctgtccagaaggccactattgacaccctcaagcaagagggtaagaaacagaaagaaatttctgaacgaataggctgttcccagagtgctgtatcaaggcacctcagtgggaagtctgtgggaaggaaaaagtgtcgCAGAatacgctgcacaatgagaagaggtgaccagaccttgaggaagattgtggagaagggccgattccagaccttgggggaagactggggagaaggaaatgccaaaatg encodes:
- the LOC124875452 gene encoding tumor necrosis factor receptor superfamily member 13B isoform X1 gives rise to the protein MGGRCKEGEHLDGLTKSCIPCRMVCQQPPAVPRCPVYCEATLCKAKPGHYYDRLVRRCIKCAEICGKHAAECSPYCTTQSPPATTKRLPFEVSRQAVNTRLPPGLLDPTIQLYALLGVCTMLLFSSLCFALILFHRQGKANNLNKRSTSTRDQTQKCAVQSGQEESSCPGGQSGRSPKDFLPSSSLPTYRKPSEDSFPTETCVCMHCFPDLRGLDQDSDRPQRAPYSFYQQGILHRTHIQNGGSLWNGDSLRASGPDVQQEAAME
- the LOC124875452 gene encoding tumor necrosis factor receptor superfamily member 13B isoform X2 yields the protein MGGRCKEGEHLDGLTKSCIPCRMVCQQPPAVPRCPVYCEATLCKAKPGHYYDRLVRRCIKCAEICGKHAAECSPYCTTQSPPATTKRLPFEVSRQAVNTRLPPGLLDPTIQLYALLGVCTMLLFSSLCFALILFHRQGKANNLNKRSTSTRDQTQKCAVQSGQEESSCPGDFLPSSSLPTYRKPSEDSFPTETCVCMHCFPDLRGLDQDSDRPQRAPYSFYQQGILHRTHIQNGGSLWNGDSLRASGPDVQQEAAME